In Excalfactoria chinensis isolate bCotChi1 chromosome 5, bCotChi1.hap2, whole genome shotgun sequence, a single genomic region encodes these proteins:
- the FCF1 gene encoding rRNA-processing protein FCF1 homolog, which translates to MGKQKKARKYAVMKRMISLRDQRINEKERAKAPAKKKEDPSAIKEREVPQHPSCLFFQYNTQLGPPYHILVDTNFINFSIKAKLDLVQSMMDCLYAKCIPCITDCVMAEIEKLGQRYRVALRIAKDPRFERLPCMHKGTYADDCLVQRVTQHKCYIVATVDKELKRRIRKIPGVPIMYISRHRYNIERMPDDYGAPRF; encoded by the exons ATG ggaaagcaaaagaaggCGCGGAAGTATGCGGTGATGAAGCGCATGATCAGCCTGCGTGACCAGCGCAT AAACGAGAAAGAACGGGCCAAGGCCCCCGCTAAGAAGAAGGAGGATCCGAGCGCCATCAAGGAGCGGGAGGT CCCCCAGCACCCCTCCTGTTTGTTCTTCCAGTACAACACACAGCTGGGGCCTCCTTACCATATCTTGGTGGATACCAACTTCATCAACTTCTCCATCAAGGCCAAGCTAGACCTTGTGCAGTCTATGATGGACTGCCTCTATGCCAAGT GTATTCCATGTATCACAGACTGTGTAATGGCTGAAATTGAGAAGCTAGGACAGAGGTATCGTGTGGCATTAAG AATTGCCAAGGACCCTCGGTTTGAACGTTTGCCATGTATGCACAAAGGAACGTATGCAGATGACTGTTTGGTACAGAGAGTCACTCAG CACAAATGTTATATTGTAGCCACAGTGGATAAAGAGCTCAAGCGGAGAATACGAAAAATTCCAGGAGTGCCCATAATGTATATTTCCAGACACAG atacaATATTGAGAGGATGCCAGATGATTATGGAGCTCCTCGGTTCTAA